Proteins co-encoded in one Apteryx mantelli isolate bAptMan1 chromosome 4, bAptMan1.hap1, whole genome shotgun sequence genomic window:
- the CALCB gene encoding calcitonin gene-related peptide 2 isoform X3: MGPSKTQREIMVMLKISSFLAVFALVVCQMDSFQAAPVRPGLESVTDRVTLSDYEARRLLSALVKEFIQMTAEELEQVSEGNSSVTAQKRACNTATCVTHRLADFLSRSGGVGKNNFVPTNVGSKAFGRRRRSVQI; encoded by the exons ATGGGTCCGTCCAAAACACAG AGAGAAATCATGGTTATGCTGAAGATTTCATCTTTCCTTGCTGTCTTTGCCTTGGTTGTGTGCCAGATGGACAGCTTCCAGGCAGCCCCGGTCAG ACCTGGCTTAGAGTCTGTAACAGATCGAGTGACGCTAAGTGATTATGAAGCTCGGAGATTATTAAGTGCACTGGTGAAAGAGTTCATACAGATGACAGCAGAAGAGCTGGAGCAAGTCTCTGAGGGCAATAG cagtgTGACGGCACAGAAGAGGGCGTGCAACACAGCAACCTGCGTAACCCATCGCCTGGCGGACTTCCTGAGCCGCTCGGGGGGAGTCGGCAAGAACAACTTCGTACCAACCAACGTGGGGTCCAAGGCCTTTGGCAGGCGAAGAAGAAGTGTTCAAATATAA
- the CALCB gene encoding calcitonin gene-related peptide 2 isoform X2 — translation MVMLKISSFLAVFALVVCQMDSFQAAPVRPGLESVTDRVTLSDYEARRLLSALVKEFIQMTAEELEQVSEGNSLDRPISKRCASLSTCVLGKLSQELHKLQTYPRTDVGAGTPGKKRSVLSDPDHERYANYGEPLGDN, via the exons ATGGTTATGCTGAAGATTTCATCTTTCCTTGCTGTCTTTGCCTTGGTTGTGTGCCAGATGGACAGCTTCCAGGCAGCCCCGGTCAG ACCTGGCTTAGAGTCTGTAACAGATCGAGTGACGCTAAGTGATTATGAAGCTCGGAGATTATTAAGTGCACTGGTGAAAGAGTTCATACAGATGACAGCAGAAGAGCTGGAGCAAGTCTCTGAGGGCAATAG CCTGGATAGACCTATTTCCAAACGCTGTGCCAGTCTGAGTACTTGTGTGCTGGGCAAACTGTCTCAAGAATTGCACAAATTGCAAACTTACCCTCGCACTGACGTCGGGGCTGGAACTCCTGGCAAGAAACGGAGTGTGCTGAGTGACCCGGACCATGAACGCTATGCAAACTATGGGGAGCCCCTAGGAGACAACTAG
- the CALCB gene encoding calcitonin gene-related peptide 2 isoform X1 — MGPSKTQREIMVMLKISSFLAVFALVVCQMDSFQAAPVRPGLESVTDRVTLSDYEARRLLSALVKEFIQMTAEELEQVSEGNSLDRPISKRCASLSTCVLGKLSQELHKLQTYPRTDVGAGTPGKKRSVLSDPDHERYANYGEPLGDN, encoded by the exons ATGGGTCCGTCCAAAACACAG AGAGAAATCATGGTTATGCTGAAGATTTCATCTTTCCTTGCTGTCTTTGCCTTGGTTGTGTGCCAGATGGACAGCTTCCAGGCAGCCCCGGTCAG ACCTGGCTTAGAGTCTGTAACAGATCGAGTGACGCTAAGTGATTATGAAGCTCGGAGATTATTAAGTGCACTGGTGAAAGAGTTCATACAGATGACAGCAGAAGAGCTGGAGCAAGTCTCTGAGGGCAATAG CCTGGATAGACCTATTTCCAAACGCTGTGCCAGTCTGAGTACTTGTGTGCTGGGCAAACTGTCTCAAGAATTGCACAAATTGCAAACTTACCCTCGCACTGACGTCGGGGCTGGAACTCCTGGCAAGAAACGGAGTGTGCTGAGTGACCCGGACCATGAACGCTATGCAAACTATGGGGAGCCCCTAGGAGACAACTAG